From a single Eleginops maclovinus isolate JMC-PN-2008 ecotype Puerto Natales chromosome 2, JC_Emac_rtc_rv5, whole genome shotgun sequence genomic region:
- the actr6 gene encoding actin-related protein 6 — MATLVLDNGAYSAKIGFSQETVRVIPNCQFRSKTSRLKTFTANQLDEIKDPSGLFYILPFQKGYLVNWDVQRKVWDHLFGKEMFKVDFADTSVIITEPCFNFSSIQESMNEILFEEYQFQSVLRTNAGSLSAHHFFSSRPSELCCLLVDSGFSFTHIIPYCRSKKMKEGIRRVNVGGKLLTNHLKEIISYRQLHVMDETHVINQVKEDVCYVSQQFFKDMEISQMKGEENTVVRDYVLPDFSSIKKGFCKPREEMVFSGKYKTGEQILRLANERFAVPEMLFHPSDIGIQEMGIPEAIVHSIQSLPEEMHAHFFQNIVLTGGNILFSGFRERLEAELRALAPAHLPVSVLQPPNPICYPWEGGKLLAHSPDYDEIVVTREDFEENGHFICEEKFDI; from the exons ATGGCGACTTTAGTTCTGGATAACGGAGCTTATAGCGCGAAGATCGGCTTCAGTCAGGAGACAGTGCG tGTCATCCCTAACTGTCAGTTCCGCTCGAAGACCTCCAGGTTGAAAACGttcacagccaatcagctggATGAGATCAAAGACCCCTCCGGACTCTTCTACATCCTCCCGTTCCAGAAG GGCTATCTGGTGAACTGGGACGTCCAGAGGAAGGTGTGGGATCATCTGTTTGGAAAAGAGATGTTTAAG GTGGACTTTGCAGACACCAGCGTCATCATCACGGAGCCCTGCTTCAACTTCTCTTCCATCCAGGAGTCCATGAACGAGATCCTGTTCGAGGAGTACCAGTTCCAGTCGGTTCTGCGGACCAACG CCGGCTCCCTCAGCGCTCACCACTTCTTCTCCTCCCGGCCCTCGGAGCTGTGCTGCCTCCTGGTGGACAGCGGCTTCTCCTTCACTCACATCATCCCGTACTGCCGTAGCAAGAAGATGAAGGAGGGCATCCGCAG GGTGAATGTAGGAGGGAAGCTGCTGACCAATCACCTGAAGGAGATCATTTCATATCG gcAGCTTCATGTGATGGATGAAACCCACGTGATCAATCAGGTGAAGGAGGACGTGTGCTACGTGTCGCAGCAGTTCTTTAAAGACATGGAGATATCTCA gaTGAAGGGCGAGGAAAACACGGTGGTGAGGGATTATGTCCTCCCAGATTTCAGCTCCATCAAAAAAGGCTTCTGCAAG cctcGGGAGGAGATGGTGTTCAGCGGGAAGTATAAGACCGGAGAGCAGATCCTGAGACTCGCCAACGAGCGCTTTGCCGTCCCTGAGATGCTCTTCCACCCGTCAGACATCGGCATCCAGGAGATGGGCATCCCCGAGGCCATCGTGCACTCAATACAGTCCCTGCCAGAAG AGATGCACGCTCACTTCTTCCAGAACATCGTGCTGACGGGAGGAAACATCTTGTTCTCGGGCTTCAGGGAGCGTCTGGAGGCGGAGCTTAGGGCTCTGGCCCCCGCTCACCTCCCCGTGTCCGTCCTGCAGCCCCCCAA CCCCATCTGTTACCCGTGGGAGGGCGGGAAGCTGCTGGCCCACAGTCCAGACTACGACGAGATAGTGGTGACCCGAGAGGACTTCGAGGAGAACGGACACTTTATCTGCGAGGAAAAGTTTGACATCTGA